The proteins below come from a single Anguilla rostrata isolate EN2019 chromosome 3, ASM1855537v3, whole genome shotgun sequence genomic window:
- the f9a gene encoding coagulation factor IXa — protein sequence MAGVFLTLILWALVLEPSCGASVFLPRTVADTVLRRQKRYNTGVFEEVREGDLERECLEERCNLEEAREVFENTEKTLEFWVTYIDSNQCLSSPCQNGGQCKDDLRSYVCVCPTSFTGQNCEIETVRQCDVNNGGCMHFCEMDLERGRLCGCATGYRLAEDGMDCEPEGEYSCGRPVRSAFPVLSRSLLPVNLTYPSLNTTEQPLNTTEQPLYTTQQALNTTTSTTTPATPSKTQTLSPSRSKLPFWVRRPALPTIIAQHAVDKRIIGGYEVVQGEIPWQVALVDRPSQVVFCGGSILSEYWVITAAHCLVEGREKSLIVRVGEHNILHTDGLEQDHKVAEQRLHPHYNPRMNLYNNDIALLRLETPIRFSDYALPICLGPKDFTESLVQAGSMATVSGWGRVRFQGAESPVLQKVEVPFVDRTECKDSSSDRISRYMFCAGYFEEEKDSCQGDSGGPHANRYHSTWFLTGIVSWGEECAREGKYGVYTRVSHYYRWIRHVTSRSKEQLIDSHPDS from the exons ATGGCCGGTGTCTTCCTTACCCTGATCCTCTGGGCCCTGGTGTTGGAGCCAAGCTGTGGAG CCTCAGTGTTTCTGCCGCGGACCGTGGCAGACACTGTCCTGAGGAGGCAAAAGCGCTATAACACCGGAGTGTTtgaggaggtgagagagggagacctAGAGAGGGAGTGTCTGGAGGAGAGATGCAACCTGGAGGAGGCGCGGGAGGTTTTTGAGAACACAGAGAAGACG CTGGAGTTCTGGGTCACTTATATAG ATTCCAACCAATGCCTGTCCTCCCCCTGCCAGAACGGAGGCCAGTGCAAAGATGACCTGAGGTcgtatgtgtgcgtctgtcccACCAGCTTCACTGGCCAAAACTGTGAGATAG AGACGGTGAGACAGTGCGATGTAAACAACGGGGGCTGCATGCACTTCTGCGAGATGGACCTGGAGCGGGGACGACTGTGCGGCTGTGCCACCGGGTACAGGCTGGCAGAGGACGGCATGGACTGCGAGCCTGAGG GAGAGTACTCTTGTGGCAGGCCTGTTCGATCAGCGTTCCCTGTGCTTTCCCGGTCTCTGCTTCCTGTGAACCTCACCTACCCTTCCCTCAACACCACTGAACAGCCCCTGAACACCACTGAACAGCCACTCTACACCACGCAGCAGGCCCTCAACACTACAaccagcaccaccacccccgccacccccagcAAGACCCAAACCCTGAGCCCCTCCCGCAGCAAGCTGCCCTTCTGGGTCCGACGGCCCGCCCTGCCCACCATCATTGCCCAGCACGCCGTGGACAAGCGCATCATCGGGGGCTACGAGGTGGTCCAGGGGGAGATCCCGTGGCAG GTGGCGCTGGTGGACAGGCCATCTCAGGTGGTCTTCTGCGGGGGCTCGATCCTGAGCGAGTACTGGGTGATCACAGCCGCCCACTGCCTGGTGGAGGGCAGAGAGAAGTCCCTCATCGTCAGAGTGG GAGAGCACAACATTCTTCACACAGATGGGTTGGAGCAGGACCACAAGGTGGCGGAGCAGCGCCTTCACCCGCACTACAACCCCCGGATGAACCTCTACAACAACGACATCGCCCTGCTGCGCCTGGAGACCCCCATCCGCTTCTCTGACTACGCCCTGCCCATCTGCCTGGGGCCAAAGGACTTCACCGAGTCGCTGGTGCAGGCGGGCTCCATGGCGACGGTCAGCGGTTGGGGGCGGGTGCGCTTCCAGGGAGCAGAGTCACCGGTGCTGCAGAAAGTGGAGGTGCCCTTCGTGGACCGAACGGAGTGCAAGGACAGCAGCAGCGACCGCATCTCCCGCTACATGTTCTGCGCCGGCTACTTCGAGGAGGAGAAGGACTCCTGCCAAGGCGACAGCGGCGGTCCCCATGCCAACCGTTACCACAGCACCTGGTTCCTCACGGGCATCGTCAGCTGGGGCGAGGAGTGCGCCAGGGAGGGCAAGTACGGCGTCTACACCCGCGTGTCCCACTACTACCGCTGGATCCGCCACGTCACCAGCCGCTCTAAGGAACAGCTCATAGATAGTCACCCCGACAGTTAA